One segment of Streptomyces sp. TG1A-8 DNA contains the following:
- a CDS encoding glycosyltransferase gives MHQPAPEPLPRVLHLAQPADGGVARVVRDLARAQLAAGLRVSVGCPDGGLAADLRELGADVRVWRAGRSPGPALPGEVRRLVRLIDEVRPELVHAHSSKAGLAARLAVRGRIPTVFQPHAWSFEAVGGITAVLALHWERWGARWADRVVCVSEAERATGVRAGVRASYAVVPNGVDPDRFTPVPAGVSRAALLPDTDPVAPLVVCVGRLCRQKGQDVLLRAWPDVLRALPDARLVLVGDGPDRDALRRRAHPRVHFTGAVADAVPWYRAADLVVLPSRWEGMALAPLEALACGRPVVLTDVDGARESLPPALTARCLVPAEDPAALAGAVAALLPDAPLRASLGEQGRRYVLSTHDVRHTAARVADLYRELLGTRPSMSSECRESIHS, from the coding sequence ATGCACCAGCCAGCACCCGAGCCCCTGCCACGGGTCCTGCACCTCGCGCAGCCCGCGGACGGCGGTGTGGCCCGCGTCGTGCGGGACCTCGCACGCGCCCAGCTCGCGGCCGGCCTGCGGGTCTCGGTCGGCTGCCCCGACGGCGGACTGGCCGCGGACCTGCGGGAACTGGGCGCCGACGTGCGGGTGTGGCGGGCCGGGCGGTCACCGGGTCCGGCACTGCCCGGCGAGGTGCGGCGGCTTGTCCGGCTCATCGACGAGGTGCGGCCCGAGCTGGTGCACGCGCACAGCTCCAAGGCCGGTCTGGCCGCCAGGCTCGCCGTCCGCGGACGCATCCCGACCGTGTTCCAGCCGCACGCCTGGTCGTTCGAGGCGGTCGGCGGGATCACCGCCGTGCTGGCCCTGCACTGGGAGCGCTGGGGCGCGCGCTGGGCGGACCGGGTGGTGTGCGTCAGCGAGGCCGAGCGTGCCACCGGTGTACGCGCCGGGGTGCGCGCCTCCTACGCCGTCGTCCCCAATGGGGTCGACCCCGACCGCTTCACCCCCGTGCCCGCGGGCGTGTCCCGCGCCGCGCTGCTGCCGGACACGGACCCGGTGGCCCCGCTCGTCGTGTGCGTGGGGCGGCTGTGCCGGCAGAAGGGCCAGGACGTCTTGCTGCGGGCCTGGCCCGACGTGCTGCGCGCGCTGCCGGACGCCCGCCTGGTGCTCGTCGGCGACGGCCCCGACCGGGACGCGCTGCGCCGGCGGGCCCACCCCCGCGTGCACTTCACCGGCGCCGTCGCCGACGCCGTGCCCTGGTACCGGGCCGCCGACCTGGTGGTGCTGCCCTCGCGCTGGGAGGGCATGGCCCTCGCCCCGCTGGAGGCGCTGGCCTGCGGGCGGCCCGTGGTGCTCACCGACGTCGACGGCGCCCGCGAGAGCCTGCCGCCCGCCCTCACGGCGCGCTGCCTCGTCCCTGCGGAGGATCCCGCCGCACTGGCCGGAGCCGTCGCCGCGCTGCTGCCCGACGCACCGCTGCGCGCGTCGCTCGGCGAGCAGGGGCGCCGGTACGTCCTGTCCACGCACGACGTGCGGCACACCGCCGCGAGGGTCGCGGACCTCTACCGCGAACTCCTCGGCACCCGCCCGTCCATGTCCTCCGAGTGCAGGGAGTCCATCCACTCGTGA
- a CDS encoding tyrosinase family oxidase copper chaperone, which produces MVVGVGAVATGAERGARAGAAGPSRRETARGLLASAAALVLAPPVTASRPAPPAAGPGSGVFDETYRGRRIRGVPVPAAGRGSGAGWQVTVDGRLLHLMRRADGTWLSMVDHYDAYRTPLEAARAAVDEMGPGRRLRDPAPGPAGHARTAHHRGGPHGVRA; this is translated from the coding sequence ATGGTGGTCGGTGTCGGCGCAGTGGCGACGGGCGCGGAGCGGGGAGCCAGAGCGGGGGCGGCCGGACCGTCGCGCAGGGAGACGGCGCGGGGGCTGCTGGCCTCCGCCGCCGCCTTGGTGCTGGCCCCGCCCGTCACCGCCTCCCGGCCCGCGCCCCCGGCCGCCGGACCCGGCAGCGGCGTCTTCGACGAGACCTACCGGGGCCGCCGCATCCGGGGCGTGCCGGTGCCCGCCGCCGGCCGCGGGAGCGGCGCCGGCTGGCAGGTCACCGTCGACGGCCGCCTCCTGCACCTGATGCGCCGGGCCGACGGCACCTGGCTCAGCATGGTCGACCACTACGATGCGTACCGCACACCCCTGGAGGCGGCCCGCGCGGCCGTCGACGAGATGGGCCCCGGCCGACGGCTGCGCGACCCCGCGCCCGGTCCGGCCGGCCACGCCCGCACGGCGCACCACCGGGGAGGACCGCATGGCGTACGTGCGTAA
- a CDS encoding tyrosinase family protein — MAYVRKNAGALTRTERRRFVDALLELKRRGEYDEFVRVHIDFYTADGENGLRTAHMAPSFLPWHRRFLLELERALRRVDASVTVPYWDWTRDRTKTSVPWTKDLLGGNGRRSDRQVTTGPFAYAAGHWTIKEGVTDGGFLTRDLGRFAAPVELPTRGELRSALDDPVYDVAPWDSTAGRGFRNGLEGWGRGSGSASWRNHNRVHRWVGGAMLGGASVNDPVFWLHHAFLDLQWHRWQRAHRNHRYLPADPPGPGDAQHGRVVARHEKLPPWDETPDELEDVSRIYRYA; from the coding sequence ATGGCGTACGTGCGTAAGAACGCCGGCGCGCTCACCCGCACCGAACGCCGGCGCTTCGTCGACGCGCTGCTGGAGCTGAAACGGCGCGGCGAGTACGACGAGTTCGTGCGCGTGCACATCGACTTCTACACCGCCGACGGCGAGAACGGCCTGCGCACGGCCCACATGGCGCCCTCCTTCCTGCCCTGGCACCGCCGGTTCCTGCTGGAACTGGAGCGGGCGCTGCGCCGGGTGGACGCGTCGGTGACGGTGCCCTACTGGGACTGGACCCGGGACCGCACGAAGACCTCCGTGCCCTGGACGAAGGACCTGCTCGGCGGCAACGGCCGGCGCTCGGACCGGCAGGTGACGACGGGACCGTTCGCCTACGCGGCGGGGCACTGGACCATCAAGGAGGGGGTCACCGACGGCGGGTTCCTCACCCGGGACCTCGGCCGCTTCGCCGCCCCCGTCGAACTGCCCACCCGCGGCGAACTGCGGTCCGCCCTCGACGACCCCGTCTACGACGTCGCGCCCTGGGACTCGACGGCCGGCCGGGGTTTCCGCAACGGGCTGGAGGGCTGGGGGAGGGGCAGCGGCAGCGCCTCCTGGCGCAACCACAACCGGGTGCACCGCTGGGTCGGCGGCGCCATGCTCGGTGGCGCCTCCGTCAACGACCCGGTGTTCTGGCTGCACCACGCCTTCCTGGACCTGCAGTGGCACCGCTGGCAGCGCGCCCACCGCAACCACCGCTACCTGCCCGCGGACCCGCCCGGCCCCGGCGACGCGCAGCACGGGCGGGTCGTCGCCCGGCACGAGAAACTGCCGCCGTGGGACGAGACCCCGGACGAACTGGAGGACGTGAGCCGGATCTACCGGTACGCGTGA
- a CDS encoding chaplin produces the protein MSRIAKGLVLTSAAVAAAAGGAGAAAADSGAHGAAAHSPGVLSGNVVQVPVHVPVNACGNTVNVIALLNPAFGNVCVND, from the coding sequence ATGTCGCGTATCGCGAAGGGCCTGGTCCTGACCTCCGCCGCCGTCGCGGCCGCCGCCGGCGGTGCCGGCGCGGCCGCCGCCGACTCCGGCGCGCACGGCGCCGCCGCCCACTCCCCGGGCGTGCTGTCGGGCAACGTCGTCCAGGTCCCGGTCCACGTGCCGGTCAACGCCTGCGGCAACACCGTCAACGTCATCGCCCTGCTGAACCCGGCTTTCGGCAACGTCTGCGTCAACGACTGA
- a CDS encoding polysaccharide deacetylase family protein has protein sequence MPSSVESPVRAGAPAPVRTGPVPWIAMYHSVGDCSDDPYRVTVTPARLERQLRWLRRRGLRGVSVAELLAARARGEGRKLVGLTFDDGYADFLTGALPVLARWGCTATLFVLPGRFGGDNAWDPRGPRKPLLTAAQVRQAARAGVEIGSHGLTHVDLTRAGDTALRAETAGSRAALQELTGAPVTGFCYPYGTVDHRAAGAVRQAGYGYACAIDPGALSGPYALPRVYVGQNDTPVRLFLKYRLHRLRRRPVEGLR, from the coding sequence ATGCCGTCATCCGTTGAGTCCCCGGTCCGCGCCGGCGCCCCGGCCCCGGTCCGCACCGGGCCGGTCCCGTGGATCGCCATGTACCACTCCGTCGGCGACTGCTCCGACGACCCCTACCGCGTCACGGTCACCCCCGCCCGGCTGGAACGGCAGCTGCGCTGGCTGCGCCGACGTGGCCTGCGGGGCGTGTCGGTGGCCGAGCTGCTGGCGGCCCGCGCCCGCGGGGAGGGGCGGAAGCTGGTCGGGCTCACCTTCGACGACGGCTACGCCGACTTCCTCACCGGCGCCCTGCCCGTGCTGGCCCGCTGGGGGTGCACGGCCACCCTGTTCGTGCTGCCCGGCCGGTTCGGCGGCGACAACGCCTGGGACCCGCGGGGCCCGCGCAAGCCGCTGCTCACCGCCGCCCAGGTCCGGCAGGCCGCCCGGGCGGGCGTGGAGATCGGCTCGCACGGCCTCACCCACGTCGACCTCACCCGGGCCGGCGACACCGCCCTCAGGGCCGAGACCGCCGGGAGCCGGGCGGCGCTGCAGGAACTGACCGGCGCCCCGGTAACCGGCTTCTGCTACCCCTACGGGACCGTCGACCATCGCGCCGCCGGCGCGGTGCGGCAGGCCGGGTACGGCTACGCCTGCGCCATCGACCCCGGCGCGCTGAGCGGTCCGTACGCGCTGCCCCGCGTGTACGTCGGGCAGAACGACACCCCCGTGCGCCTGTTCCTGAAGTACCGGCTGCACCGGCTGCGCCGCCGTCCCGTCGAGGGGCTCCGATGA
- a CDS encoding O-antigen ligase: MSLPLSARGPARPSPVLPLVAVVALLALPVPAGGAGGAGPADALSALAVGYCAVRLLRERRRPLSRTAAVVLALPVAGLALAAMGAAPPGSGLAGLGRYLQVFVLVPAAVLLLVRGRRDFGLLAWSFVGLALWQGAVGVQQYATGTGASYQGEDVRAVGTFGAADVMGMATVVSLGLVCSVGLALGRPAGRERACAGVCAAVLLLPLALSFSRGAWIATAVTLAAQLVLAGVRRALRVAAAAAAAGVVLVGGLGVGTGMLHERIGSITRVADAPDQSVVDRYTMWAAAADMWRGHPLTGVGLKGFPEYRDGHASLALSSGSDTEGAGAAFRRQPLLSPHNMYLLVLSEQGLVGLLGLAGAWLALLVCALRGLARTRRTARGRECALVACGLLTWQLVDFAYADIGGPSTVLTAVGLGLAGWWALVGADAVAPEDGPPATTARGAAVGEAALR; the protein is encoded by the coding sequence GTGTCCCTCCCCCTGTCTGCGCGCGGGCCCGCGCGTCCGTCCCCGGTGCTGCCCCTGGTGGCCGTGGTGGCGCTGCTCGCCCTGCCGGTCCCCGCCGGCGGCGCGGGCGGCGCGGGCCCGGCGGACGCGCTGTCCGCGCTGGCCGTCGGGTACTGCGCCGTGCGGCTGCTGCGCGAGCGCCGGCGCCCCCTGAGCCGTACCGCCGCGGTGGTCCTCGCACTGCCGGTGGCCGGTCTGGCGCTCGCCGCGATGGGCGCGGCCCCGCCGGGCAGCGGGCTCGCCGGCCTGGGCCGCTACCTGCAGGTCTTCGTCCTCGTCCCCGCCGCCGTGCTGCTGCTGGTCCGCGGACGGCGCGACTTCGGGCTGCTGGCCTGGTCGTTCGTGGGACTCGCGCTGTGGCAGGGGGCGGTCGGCGTCCAGCAGTACGCCACCGGCACCGGCGCCTCCTACCAGGGCGAGGACGTCCGCGCGGTGGGCACCTTCGGGGCGGCGGACGTGATGGGCATGGCGACCGTGGTCTCCCTCGGGCTGGTCTGCTCGGTGGGGCTGGCGCTCGGGCGGCCCGCGGGACGGGAGCGTGCGTGCGCCGGGGTGTGCGCGGCGGTGCTGCTGCTGCCGCTGGCCCTGTCCTTCAGCCGGGGCGCCTGGATCGCGACCGCCGTGACGCTCGCCGCACAACTGGTGCTGGCGGGGGTGCGCCGGGCGCTGAGGGTGGCCGCGGCCGCGGCCGCGGCGGGGGTGGTCCTGGTGGGCGGTCTCGGGGTGGGCACGGGGATGCTGCACGAGCGGATCGGCAGCATCACACGGGTCGCCGACGCACCCGACCAGTCGGTCGTCGACCGGTACACCATGTGGGCGGCGGCCGCCGACATGTGGCGCGGGCACCCGCTGACCGGTGTCGGGCTGAAGGGCTTCCCCGAGTACCGGGACGGGCACGCCTCGCTCGCGCTGTCCTCGGGCAGCGACACGGAGGGCGCGGGCGCCGCCTTCCGCAGGCAGCCCCTGCTCTCCCCGCACAACATGTACCTGCTGGTCCTCAGCGAGCAGGGCCTGGTCGGGCTGCTCGGCCTCGCGGGCGCCTGGCTGGCCCTGCTGGTGTGCGCCCTGCGCGGTCTGGCCCGGACCCGCCGCACGGCCCGGGGCCGGGAGTGCGCGCTGGTCGCCTGCGGCCTGCTGACCTGGCAGCTGGTCGACTTCGCCTACGCCGACATCGGCGGCCCGTCGACGGTGCTGACGGCGGTGGGCCTCGGCCTCGCGGGCTGGTGGGCCCTGGTGGGCGCGGACGCGGTCGCCCCCGAGGACGGTCCCCCCGCCACCACCGCCCGGGGAGCGGCCGTCGGAGAGGCCGCCCTGCGATGA
- a CDS encoding vitamin K epoxide reductase family protein, producing the protein MRRYAGAGRAFALLLVITGTAGVWASWVITLDKFKLLGDPNFVPGCGLNPVVSCGSVMESDQASAFGFPNPMLGLVAYGIVVCVGVGLLAGARFPGWYWLLLDAGCLFGVGFVSWLQFESLYRIDALCLWCCLAWAATILMFWYVTSACVREGFLPAPGGLRTLFADFTWVFPLLHIGVVGMLVLTRWWDFWTG; encoded by the coding sequence ATGCGCCGGTACGCGGGCGCCGGGCGCGCCTTCGCCCTCCTGCTCGTCATCACCGGGACGGCCGGGGTGTGGGCCTCCTGGGTCATCACCCTCGACAAGTTCAAGCTGCTCGGCGACCCGAACTTCGTCCCCGGGTGCGGCCTGAACCCGGTGGTGTCCTGCGGCAGCGTGATGGAGAGCGACCAGGCGTCGGCCTTCGGGTTCCCCAACCCGATGCTCGGCCTGGTGGCCTACGGCATCGTCGTCTGCGTCGGCGTGGGCCTGCTCGCCGGGGCCCGGTTCCCCGGCTGGTACTGGTTGCTCCTCGACGCCGGGTGCCTGTTCGGCGTCGGGTTCGTCTCCTGGCTGCAGTTTGAGTCGCTGTACCGGATCGACGCGCTGTGCCTGTGGTGCTGCCTGGCCTGGGCCGCGACGATCCTCATGTTCTGGTACGTCACGTCCGCCTGCGTGCGCGAGGGCTTCCTGCCGGCCCCGGGAGGGCTGCGGACCCTGTTCGCCGACTTCACCTGGGTGTTCCCGCTGCTGCACATCGGCGTCGTCGGGATGCTCGTGCTGACGCGCTGGTGGGACTTCTGGACCGGCTGA
- a CDS encoding exopolysaccharide biosynthesis polyprenyl glycosylphosphotransferase — protein sequence MTAESTVPSPGAQPWDAGHPPVSVLPARPAGGLRFPLRRLPLRPASRLPLLAADLAAALAGAVSLDGAARHPLWIAALVSAALLLRPRSTRPVPGVLDELPAVCGRIAVAWLGLAALLAAHDPGRALSVRALLLGGTLHAAAACAGRGAVHWRRRAALLRRPRTALVVGPAATAQQVAAALLRHPRCGVRPVGVVTDRREETGGLPVLTTGQEVERALIQNGVRVVLTVGSAVRGEQGPLLRALAASGCTVWEVDAGCPAYETREQLAGFPVHRLELGSRRRGGLGKRLLDLVVSGALLALASPVLLVCAVVLRLTGGPGVVFRQERVGQDGRPFTLLKFRTHRPVDEHEAATRWSVAGAREMRPFCRFLRRTSLDELLQLWNVFRGDMSLVGPRPERPYFVTRFSQAHPGYAARHRVRTGITGLAQIHGLRGDTSIEDRARFDNAYIDNWSLWQDVCILLRTATALVRSAGS from the coding sequence GTGACCGCGGAAAGCACCGTCCCCTCCCCCGGCGCGCAGCCCTGGGACGCCGGACACCCGCCCGTCTCGGTCCTGCCGGCCCGTCCCGCCGGCGGCCTCCGGTTCCCGCTGCGCCGACTGCCCCTCCGGCCGGCCTCACGCCTGCCGCTGCTCGCCGCCGACCTGGCCGCCGCACTGGCCGGCGCGGTGTCCCTGGACGGGGCCGCGCGCCACCCGCTGTGGATCGCCGCGCTGGTGTCGGCGGCGCTGCTGCTGCGCCCGCGCTCCACGCGGCCGGTGCCCGGCGTGCTCGACGAACTGCCCGCCGTCTGCGGCCGGATCGCGGTCGCCTGGCTCGGCCTGGCCGCGCTGCTCGCCGCCCACGACCCCGGCCGCGCGCTGTCCGTGCGCGCCCTGCTGCTCGGCGGGACGCTGCACGCGGCGGCGGCCTGCGCGGGGCGCGGGGCCGTGCACTGGCGACGGCGGGCGGCGCTGCTGCGCCGTCCGCGCACCGCGCTGGTCGTCGGGCCGGCCGCGACCGCGCAGCAGGTGGCGGCCGCGCTGCTGCGGCACCCGCGCTGCGGGGTGCGGCCGGTGGGCGTGGTCACCGACCGCCGCGAGGAGACCGGCGGACTGCCGGTGCTCACCACCGGCCAGGAGGTGGAGCGGGCGCTCATCCAGAACGGGGTGCGGGTCGTGCTCACCGTCGGGTCCGCCGTGCGCGGCGAGCAGGGTCCGCTGCTGCGGGCGCTGGCCGCCTCGGGCTGCACCGTGTGGGAGGTCGACGCGGGCTGCCCGGCGTACGAGACGCGCGAGCAGCTCGCCGGGTTCCCCGTGCACCGGCTCGAGCTCGGTTCCCGGCGGCGCGGCGGACTCGGCAAGCGGCTGCTGGACCTGGTGGTGTCCGGGGCACTGCTGGCGCTGGCCAGTCCGGTGCTGCTGGTGTGCGCGGTGGTGCTCCGGCTGACCGGCGGGCCGGGGGTGGTGTTCCGGCAGGAGCGCGTCGGCCAGGACGGGCGCCCCTTCACGCTGCTGAAGTTCCGCACCCACCGCCCGGTGGACGAGCACGAGGCCGCGACCCGGTGGAGCGTGGCGGGCGCGCGGGAGATGCGCCCCTTCTGCCGCTTCCTGCGCCGGACCTCCCTGGACGAGCTGCTCCAGCTGTGGAACGTCTTCCGCGGCGACATGAGCCTGGTCGGCCCGCGTCCCGAACGGCCCTACTTCGTCACCCGGTTCAGCCAGGCCCACCCGGGCTACGCGGCCCGCCACCGCGTGCGGACCGGGATCACCGGCCTGGCGCAGATCCACGGACTGCGCGGGGACACCTCGATCGAGGACCGGGCCCGGTTCGACAACGCCTACATCGACAACTGGTCGCTGTGGCAGGACGTCTGCATCCTGCTGCGCACCGCCACCGCGCTCGTGCGTTCCGCGGGGAGCTGA
- a CDS encoding lipid II flippase MurJ — translation MISEAAGPATRRTGALGADGTGADKLTAGTPGAGDRSGPGGGEGAPAGALAAALPPAGAGPDVATRPAHPGASTGHPPLTGRFLARVTLITASLSVAGALFGLVRDQSLARLFGAGRDTDAFLVAWTVPEFAATLLIEDGLAFALIPAFSLALARRAQGAPGDPVRALVATTLPRLALSFAGVGALLAALAPQLVGGLAPGLADRALAVDCTRLTATCVLSFGLAGYCSAALRAHRRFVASAAIYVAHNVGIITAMYALGGHWGVRSAAFGVAAGGCLMVLVQLPSLLRCLRRRTGRAGAGAGAGAGPMDAVLMATVLLFALCRQSQVLIERFLASHLPAGAISHLNYAQKIAQIPMTLSMMLCTVTFPAVARALAEGDTERARARVERDLAVASCLVLYGTAAVLACAPQIVGLLFQRGAFTAPDTAATAGVMRVYALGLLGQTLTGVLVRSYFSAGRATWYPVGAMSAGITATFLIGAAAAGPWGVAGIAAANATGITLTAALLLCGMRAARRGRPRGVPVRVGPVLRELGRPLGAAAAAVPAGAFAASRPAGALAGLAAGGATVTVVFALLGWALGAQGPVPALRSVRSLTRRLAHAVIR, via the coding sequence GTGATCAGCGAGGCCGCCGGGCCGGCCACCCGCAGGACGGGCGCGCTCGGCGCGGACGGGACCGGCGCGGACAAGCTCACCGCGGGCACCCCGGGGGCGGGTGACCGGTCCGGGCCCGGCGGCGGGGAAGGAGCACCGGCCGGTGCCCTCGCCGCGGCCCTCCCGCCCGCCGGAGCCGGCCCGGACGTCGCGACCCGCCCGGCCCACCCGGGCGCCTCCACCGGCCACCCCCCGCTCACCGGGCGGTTCCTCGCCCGGGTCACCCTGATCACCGCGTCCCTGTCGGTCGCCGGTGCACTGTTCGGGCTGGTGCGGGACCAGTCGCTGGCGCGGCTGTTCGGGGCCGGACGGGACACCGACGCCTTCCTGGTCGCCTGGACCGTGCCCGAGTTCGCGGCCACGCTGCTCATCGAGGACGGGCTGGCGTTCGCGCTGATCCCGGCGTTCAGCCTGGCCCTGGCCCGCCGCGCGCAGGGCGCCCCCGGGGACCCCGTGCGGGCGCTGGTCGCCACCACCCTGCCCCGGCTGGCACTGTCCTTCGCCGGGGTGGGCGCCCTGCTCGCCGCGCTGGCCCCGCAGCTGGTCGGGGGCCTCGCGCCCGGTTTGGCCGACCGGGCGCTCGCCGTGGACTGCACCCGGCTCACCGCGACCTGCGTGCTCAGTTTCGGCCTCGCCGGGTACTGCAGCGCGGCCCTGCGGGCCCACCGCCGCTTCGTGGCGTCGGCGGCCATCTACGTCGCCCACAACGTGGGCATCATCACGGCGATGTACGCCCTCGGCGGTCACTGGGGGGTCCGCTCGGCCGCGTTCGGCGTGGCGGCGGGCGGCTGCCTGATGGTGCTCGTCCAACTGCCGTCGCTGCTGCGGTGCCTGCGCCGCCGTACCGGGAGGGCGGGGGCCGGGGCGGGGGCCGGGGCGGGGCCCATGGACGCGGTGCTGATGGCCACCGTGCTGCTGTTCGCGCTGTGCCGGCAGTCCCAGGTGCTCATCGAACGGTTCCTCGCCTCGCACCTGCCCGCCGGGGCCATCTCGCACCTGAACTACGCGCAGAAGATCGCGCAGATCCCGATGACGCTGTCGATGATGCTGTGCACGGTCACCTTCCCGGCGGTGGCGCGGGCCCTGGCCGAGGGCGACACCGAGCGGGCCCGCGCCCGCGTGGAGCGCGACCTCGCGGTGGCCTCCTGCCTGGTGCTCTACGGCACGGCCGCGGTGCTGGCCTGCGCCCCGCAGATCGTCGGACTGCTCTTCCAGCGAGGCGCGTTCACCGCCCCGGACACCGCGGCGACCGCGGGCGTGATGCGCGTGTACGCGCTCGGGCTGCTCGGCCAGACCCTGACGGGGGTGCTGGTCCGCTCCTACTTCTCGGCCGGCCGCGCCACCTGGTACCCGGTCGGCGCGATGAGCGCCGGCATCACCGCGACCTTCCTGATCGGCGCCGCGGCGGCCGGCCCCTGGGGCGTCGCCGGGATCGCCGCCGCCAACGCCACCGGCATCACCCTGACCGCCGCGCTGCTGCTGTGCGGCATGCGCGCCGCCCGGCGGGGCCGGCCGCGCGGGGTGCCCGTCCGCGTCGGGCCGGTACTGCGCGAGCTGGGCCGGCCGCTGGGGGCCGCGGCGGCGGCCGTGCCGGCCGGGGCGTTCGCCGCGAGCCGGCCCGCCGGCGCCCTCGCGGGTCTCGCCGCCGGGGGCGCCACCGTGACCGTCGTCTTCGCCCTGCTCGGCTGGGCCCTGGGGGCCCAGGGCCCGGTACCCGCACTCCGCTCCGTACGCTCCCTGACCCGAAGGCTCGCCCATGCCGTCATCCGTTGA